A region of Panicum virgatum strain AP13 chromosome 8N, P.virgatum_v5, whole genome shotgun sequence DNA encodes the following proteins:
- the LOC120686148 gene encoding N-alpha-acetyltransferase MAK3-like, producing the protein MSAAVTSCGAPSPSSASGTGGGEITYVSYGGEQHLPLVMSLVDAELSEPYSIFTYRYFVYLWPQLTFLAFDAKEGKCVGTVVCKMGEHRGAFRGYIAMLVVLKPYRGRGIATELVTRSIRVMMESGCEEVTLEAEVTNKGALALYGRLGFIRAKRLYRYYLNGVDAFRLKLLFPRPDPGLPPMMIGSERDDQQIDSPYL; encoded by the exons ATGTCGGCGGCGGTCACCTCGTGCGGCGCCCCCTCGCCGTCTTCTGcctccggcaccggcggcggggagaTCACGTACGTGAGCTACGGCGGGGAGCAGCACCTGCCGCTGGTGATGTCGCTGGTGGACGCGGAGCTCAGCGAGCCCTACTCCATCTTCACCTACCGCTACTTCGTCTACCTCTGGCCGCAGCTCACCTTCCTC GCGTTCGATGCCAAGGAGGGAAAGTGCGTGGGCACGGTGGTGTGCAAGATGGGGGAGCACCGGGGCGCCTTCAGGGGCTACATCGCCATGCTCGTCGTCCTCAAGCCCTACAGAGGAAGGGGAATAG CCACTGAACTGGTTACTAGATCTATTCGGGTAATGATGGAATCTGGCTGTGAGGAG GTGACACTCGAAGCAGAAGTTACAAATAAGGGTGCCCTCGCTCTGTATGGACGCCTGGGGTTCATCCGAGCAAAGAGGCTGTATAGATACTATCTCAATGGCGTGGATGCTTTTCGCCTGAAACTGTTGTTTCCACGCCCTGATCCTGGCTTGCCTCCAATGATGATTGGCAGCGAAAGGGATGACCAGCAGATAGATTCCCCCTACTTGTGA